DNA sequence from the Gemmatimonadota bacterium genome:
TCACTACGATTTGTATCTATCTATGCCCAATTTGCGTTTGCCCGCGCTCAATGACGGGGGTCAGACGGATATCGCGCCCTACATGCAGGGTGGGTTCAGGTTTTTTCCAGAACGGACGGATTTTCAATGGGCGGGTTCCGGACGTGTGGAAGGGACAAAGCCGCAAACCCTGTCTTGTGCTTTTCCCTATGCGGGGCATTTTGTTATGCGTTCGGGATGGGAACCGGATGATCTCTATCTCTTTTTCGACGGTGGCCCGTTTGGCTATGGACATCAGCACGAAGATAAGCTGAATATTATGCTGTACGCACACGGTCGCGTGCATGTAGTGGATCCGGGAAATTATCCTTATGATTCGTCGCAGTGGCGCACTTATGTGCTGTCAACCCGCGCGCACAATACGGTGATGGTGGATGGGATGGAGCAGAATCAGCGCGGGAAGTCAAGAGAGGATTACGTGGTGTCCGAGCCGCTTCCGCATACGTGGATTTCAAATGAGAAATGCGATTATGCGTCGGCGAGTTACGATTTGGGATATGGGTCTGAGAGGGATCAGACGGTTACACATACGCGGTCGATTTTGTTTGTGAAACCCGAGTTCTGGATTGTGACGGATGTTCTCATGCCCTCGGATGAGGCGTCTCACACGTATGAAGCGATGTTTCATCTGGATGCGGATGATGCCGAGGTGCTGGCGAATGGGCGCGGTGTTATGACGAGAAACAGTGGGGGAGAGAGCAATCTGGGCATTTATGCCATTTCGACAAAGCCGATAGATGTGCGGATTGTAAGCGGACAGGAAGAGCCGACCGTGCAGGGTTGGATTCCCCGGGGAGGACCCTATCAGTGCGAACCCATTCCAACGGCAATTTTCAAAGCAGAGGGCGATGGTCCCGCGCTGATGTCATACGTTTTATATCCAGTGAAAGCGGGTGAAGGATCTCCTGTAGCACAGGTGGAATATATTCCCGCAGTGGCCGACAATGGGCGGGTTGCGATGGCAGGGCGGATTGCGTTGCGCGATGGCAGGGAGATTTATTTTGTGCAATCAGAAGCTGGCGAAGGTTGGGTACGCGTTTCTGATGGGGAAACCGATGCCGAAGCGGGCGCGATGGAGTTGGTTGATGGATTTGTGAATAAAATAGCTCTCGCAAATGGACAAACAGTGCGGGTATATGGGCAGGAGATTCGGGAAGGGCAGATGGTGTAAGTTTATAGCTGTTTGATGTCGATGCCGCCGTTGAGGGTTTGGAGTTTGATATTCGGGCCATTTCCGCCATTGAGGTTGCCACGGAGGGACTTGCTAATGCGCCCGCCAACGCGCCCTTTGACTTCAATTGGAAATTCTGTATCAATATGGCCTATCGTACTTTTGGCTTGAATGTGACCTTGAAAGTCTGAGGGAAGGGACAGTTTCAACCCGCCGTTTACAGTTTCTGCACGAATGTCGTCCTGTATTTGCTCGGCAATTGCGATTTCAATGCTGCCGTTCACGGTTTCGGCTTTTATACCACCGATAATCTCAGTGAGATTGATTTTGCCGTTCACGGTTTCAACATCGATTGCGCCGCGCGTGCCATTGATTTTGATACTGCCATTCACGGTTTCGCTTTTCACATTGCCCGTAGTCGAGGGGATAGAAATACTTCCGTTGACTGTATCGAGGTCCAGGCGCACGTTTTTGGGGACTGTGATTGTATAGTTTACGCTTATATTCCAGTCCTTAAATAGGTTCCACTTGTTGTCGGGGCGTTGGGTGCGAATCTCGATACCGCTGTCTGTTTCTTCAATTTCGATGGTGGTGGTTTCGAGTAGTTCTTCGGCGCCTTCTTCATCGCTCGCTTTTGCTTTTTTTACGGCGCGGACAAAGACCTGATCGCTGGTCCAGGTTTTAAGCGTGATTCCACCATTGCGGGCATGTATAGAGAGCATTTTGCCAGGGGCAAAATCAAGGGTGTATTCGACGATTTCTTCGCGTTTTTCCGCGGCACTGGCCGGGAGTGTGAATAATGCGGCAAGAACGAAAATCAGGCGCGAGGTCATGGCAAGTCTCCTTCATAACTGTGGGTTGTGAAACGCAACAGTGAGGTAAAGAATTAGACTCGTTCTTATATTAAGGGTTTCGGATTTTTGGGATTGAAGTGAAACAATTTTGGGACAGACCCCACTATTTTTTATAAAAAGGATTACATCGAGTCTTTCGAGGGGATATGGCTTCAAGCAAGATGCGGCGAATTATCGTAGTGGGCACCTGCGGGTCGGGCAAGACAACTTTAGCGGCTGAGGTCGCCCGGCGACTGCAGGCCCCCCACATTGAATTGGATGCTCTGCATTGGGGTCCAAACTGGACACCGGTCGATCTCAAAGTTTTCAGGGCAAATACAGAAGAAGCGCTGAAGAGTGACAGTTGGGCAGTGGATGGAAATTATAGCAAGGTGCGCGATATTGTGTGGCCGCGAGCCGATACGGTGGTGTGGCTGCGGTATTCGCTCTTTGTCATTTACTGGCAGCTTATGCGGCGTACCTTGAGACGGGTGTGGTGTAAAGAGGTGTTGTGGAGTGGTAACAGGGAGGAATGGCACAATGTGTTTGCACGAGATTCCCTGTTTTTGTGGGCAATAACTTCCAATCGCAAACACCGTCGCCGTTATCCGTTATTATTCGAAGAGTACGATCATTTGAAGGTTGTGGTATTGAATTCGCCCAGAGAAATGCGCCAGTGGCTACGAGAGACTTTTCCCGAGAAATAGAGGTTGGCCATCAGCGGCGTATCATGACGCCAAAGGCATTGACGGTTGGGGTTCTGATCGTTGTCGCGGTGAATCTGTTGGCGCCGTTTTCCGAGTGGATTGTGCGATCCACGCTGTTGACGACCAATTATTTTCCGCTGGGGTTGGCGGCGTTGTT
Encoded proteins:
- a CDS encoding adenylate kinase; this translates as MRRIIVVGTCGSGKTTLAAEVARRLQAPHIELDALHWGPNWTPVDLKVFRANTEEALKSDSWAVDGNYSKVRDIVWPRADTVVWLRYSLFVIYWQLMRRTLRRVWCKEVLWSGNREEWHNVFARDSLFLWAITSNRKHRRRYPLLFEEYDHLKVVVLNSPREMRQWLRETFPEK